tgctcctgacctactttctctttctagctgtgagaactctgcagatgagtacttgaccatctttcacccagtctccagcaatgcaagagtgctgttcccatcccatctgaagaggtttgaagtgaaaatgttttccttcacaagcggccgggatgcactgaaaggacaggtaaagtggagtgttgggatgggggtcttgtaccacaatgcatggtttggattgctttgcaagcagcaaataGTCACtgctcaaatctttagtgagttgcaatgaaaacatataactgcacttttgcaagaaacacttactatgatgcaatatatttgttttccaattcagtaatcctcattggatgatggtcctgcctgatctattgatgctagttttgcttgacaaggtgtactgtctttcagatttacttccactgcagtgttgtgatatgtgattcaaaccggccatcagacagcctctgtagcagacggtgcattccagggaaacagaggcttggtaagagctctgtctgttggggggaggggggacattttgcatgcatttttgtccatttgttttgatggactcctatttcctcctgtaggtcgcagtgctgaagggatggatggtggtgcagtaaaggcatttgtgtcttctggcccaattgagctgaagagagatggatcccttcactttatgcctagaagcggtaatatgcatgttgtgaacacaattgcagttcaagtaaaatatataactatctctttatattccactaactatttcttttacaggccaattcaatgtgtggtcccttcttggagctgcaatgggtgtgtgttcagtggttgtctttgtagctggagttgtatatttttggaaaatgcccaaaagtgtgtattgataaataaaaatcttgcttgtaaagGCTGTTTGGATTGTGtgtctgtggtttttttttttttttttttttttttttttacacagagtatatatttgtgtgtcagaatggccatgttaatgggattctctcctcttactgcattgaatgctttgcttgtttcctgatcaggccattcGCAATATGGTGTGTTACTCAAGGACCCTTCATTAATTCATTGTGAACCCGGGTgcaaagactttcctcctccatgGAGCTGTAACCCTATTTATCTATTCCTTCTTGCTTTTGATATGCTACCTTCAGTATGCAAAGtttttagggtgaaattatcaataTATAATTTATCATGTTCTAGCATCAAAGTGTGCAgatttatttgggttttttttttctgttatgaatgcaAGTTTTCATTTTGTTCACTGCAGTTTATACGTCTTTTACTGGAAGTGGTCCCTGGTGAGAGCTCCCAGTAAGGTATTAGTTTAGCTTTTCAGTTTTCAATACTGTGTGTACAACTGAGTCTTATTTTATGAGGAATTGGTTAAACAAACAACTACTTGGCAAcatgttctcttcatgtttgttttcactgtcTTTTATATAGTCTGTTACTGGATAAACTCATTTTACGAAACACGTTCCATAACAAACCGGTACACTCGATGTGGGGAATCTTTAGATCCGCGCACCAGTCCGAACCAGAAGTTCCATTCTTTGAGCTGTTTGGTAAAACAGGAGgactaattataatatatatatatatatatatatatatatatatatatatatatgagagagagagagctgagttattggaactgaattcactacacccgctggcaaccccttgtgtaatgtgtttatattatatagaggACGCGGAGTTTGATGCAAGACTCGAGCAGCCACATTCATATTAAACCTGCTCGCAGACTCTCTGGCGCagtcactctgagtgctctttgaaacgGACTGAGAtcgtatttatatttatatttatattaatattcatgttttttttatattaatcagagatgactatcggcggcccgtctgtagtactactggagattttaattgcacagtttgtaccgctctgtgcagcgccgtcccgtttgtaacacggtaccTGAACTGCATTCTGCAAAACATCACCACAGCagctccatctactggacaaaatccagacatacacgttgaaacaatgatccagttcaatatctacaaagcctaaacaagatactattagcgaagccccgaaaaagaatatattatacaaaacggtttaaaaacaaatgtttaattgttaatctaaccATTTTTAGATACTGTGGAACTACTCTCAGTGGAAGGTGACGCAaataacaattattaaaataaggtttaaagtcttctttatttaccaacaacaacacactcctagacccatttaataatagcaataatacactccagggtgtgtgtgttatcatgagatatatcaccacttcctgggcggttgaagaactccacttcgtctagtgcctcccaacgcacccaaggcgtggtgatattacctcatgataacacacacaccctgtcgtgtattactgcttcattaatgtagtcattaggtttatatgtcacattcctttgttgtcactgtattgatttagatattcgggttggataccttggaagccagcggaactccagcgtttctccgacaaccactgataacccctcccgtgatgatcggcgctgccatgacaacccatgacatcacccgcacaagttacaacacggcgagtcattttttgtagcacagtattaacgtgttattgttttcacaaaataacatcaataagattatcagatcacctgctagtgtgtactaaacaaaacctcaaatatcagtgaattgatacagagacaagccgtggcaccagcaaggggttcaaatgaaattaataaataaattataacatgAAACAAAAGTACATGTgggtgtattttaatcaaaaatccatgcatccataattctgattatttatctaaataatctcacagctaattctttacaaatgatcaatttctatatttctcggagtgctaatgtggtgtaatagtttaacatattaatggattttagaaatcatctatactagtctgcccctcaaacagttttaaatataatttaggtttaaatggcaggtagtatataaatcaatttctaaaacaggtcgcattttgtaatttaaataggcctacgtatgagctaccaaaacatatttttgtttcatgttgttattaatgtatttacttatttatttggttaaacttgaatccagccttacattttaacttcttgaagttaccacagcgtgtctgtgtatgaattactgaagagtaatatttgtgatttgattactctagcagatgaactgataatgtacggatgttattttgtgaaaacaatacaatcttaaaaaaaagaattaccacaacatttaataaataaataaattatacaccaaactgtagcacatttgtttagtcttaatatcataacaaatatacttattatgaATACGTAtctccttttatttgttggaaaacggtctggaactgaagtaaagtatttttttaatagtgctatttgagtatttaaaatatggttatattcaaatgccagcaacggtgtgttaatttaacgaagcgcctaacgccgctcggaacgttcgcatttttaaatcctaacggtctctgctcagctgagtggaatgttcacgagccggttgcctagcagcgtctccccctccttctctgccccgccctctcgccctctctcgttgctccagctaggagttcaaatttatcttcgttatattagcgcaactctttactaacttttacaaattagcttattaggggcttcgtgtttttaagatggttcaggtgcagtccggacagactgactggagcatcattacagtataccgcactgctctttttaatgctaaatatgtatctggtattctaagtattatctacaattaataattcagctatattcatattcagaatgtaatacagtattaagacagggtccagtattataaataaataaacacgctttaagagaaacagcagtgatgtttattgtccattcacatacattctctata
This DNA window, taken from Acipenser ruthenus chromosome 35, fAciRut3.2 maternal haplotype, whole genome shotgun sequence, encodes the following:
- the LOC131705138 gene encoding zona pellucida sperm-binding protein 2-like, which gives rise to MKWLRVACHYLVNDTKVVQFLYQNNPAPVVQPGLGDLAVIMRLALDSTYNDFYGAQDYPVVKYLRRPLYFEVELLYSRDPQAELFLENCWATYSADRNSSPKWDVVVDSCENSADEYLTIFHPVSSNARVLFPSHLKRFEVKMFSFTSGRDALKGQIYFHCSVVICDSNRPSDSLCSRRCIPGKQRLGRSAEGMDGGAVKAFVSSGPIELKRDGSLHFMPRSGQFNVWSLLGAAMGVCSVVVFVAGVVYFWKMPKSVY